One window from the genome of Crassostrea angulata isolate pt1a10 chromosome 2, ASM2561291v2, whole genome shotgun sequence encodes:
- the LOC128172579 gene encoding blastula protease 10-like, whose product MTHKISGALPGPSPVIYNRLSRILAQHLDVLHDRNQMALYTATFFYLSMLVYLSQVVTADSDPQQDEGTLMRDLLTLLKRRQGPVHPLRRSESGGTETGAQGGEVPSKGKISDLTKESWERIKNPTKQLDTWNGDQNVPEADLMESFVVMDGDKKLKPVDLRPWDKSVVNAESNDVHVEGRESGNDATSKSLKKRNFAKDERLWEYGVVPYEIDPKITQSDMIATIKAGIDQMNKYTCLRILPRSQTTNMNLPHKQYLLFQPDSICISFIGRYEYLNSDAQPIGLSYPLCNQVQTILHELMHAIGMHHEQSRDDRDRYIKIFYDNIVGGTGNKNMNIYPTFDRYPYDAESVLQYGLYDLAMNGNQKTMELRDKLLEFLPAMTRNLSFYDVAEITKAYQCTDHCPSVPMCENGGFVHKGCECLCPKGLKGQRCEEADTDSGCGGIITLAAGESREITTPNYPNNYNRGAQCTWLIKGPEDKQIKMTILEFHVAFNQQRRFCYHWVEIRYNLIGQTGIRECGYHRPGSGVYVMTSSDAKGKLLLLFNSAFNANVAPTKGFKLKVEVV is encoded by the exons ATGACACACAAAATTAGTGGTGCTTTGCCCGGGCCCTCGCCGGTCATATATAACCGGTTATCTCGAATCCTTGCCCAGCATCTCGACGTTTTACATGACAGAAACCAAATGGCCCTTTACACGGCAACTTTTTTTTACCTGTCTATGCTGGTATACCTTTCCCAGGTAGTTACAG CGGACTCTGATCCACAGCAAGACGAGGGAACTCTGATGAGGGACCTGCTCACTTTGTTAAAGAGACGTCAGGGGCCTGTTCACCCCCTGCGACGGTCGGAGTCCGGGGGCACGGAGACAGGGGCGCAGGGAGGAGAGGTACCCAGTAAGGGGAAGATCAGTGATTTAACCAAAGAAAGCTGGGAGCGGATCAAAAACCCCACAAAACAACTGGACACCTGG AATGGAGATCAGAATGTACCAGAGGCGGATCTAATGGAGAGTTTCGTGGTCATGGACGGCGATAAAAAACTAAAG CCGGTCGATCTCAGACCATGGGACAAATCTGTGGTGAATGCAGAGAGCAACGATGTCCATGTCGAGGGCAGAGAAAGCGGAAATGACGCAACG AGTAAGAGCTTAAAGAAGAGGAATTTCGCCAAAGATGAACGACTTTGGGAGTATGGGGTCGTACCTTACGAAATCGATCCCAAAATAA CCCAGTCTGACATGATAGCCACCATCAAGGCGGGAATCGACCAGATGAACAAGTACACGTGCTTACGCATCCTGCCTCGTTCTCAGACCACAAATATGAACCTTCCACACAAACAGTACTTACTGTTCCAGCCAGATTC GATCTGTATCTCGTTTATCGGGAGGTATGAATACCTGAACTCAGACGCCCAACCAATCGGACTCAGCTATCCCCTGTGTAACCAG GTGCAGACGATCTTGCACGAGCTGATGCACGCAATCGGCATGCACCACGAGCAGTCACGTGACGACAGAGATCGCTACATCAAGATATTTTACGACAATATCGTGGGTGGCACCGGAAACAAAAACATGAACATTTACCCCACTTTCGACAGGTACCCGTACGACGCCGAGTCTGTGCTTCAATATGGACTGTAT GACCTCGCTATGAACGGTAATCAGAAAACAATGGAGCTGAGAGACAAGTTGCTGGAGTTTCTTCCCGCCATGACACGAAACCTGTCCTTCTACGACGTCGCAGAAATCACTAAGGCATACCAGTGTACAG ACCACTGTCCGTCCGTTCCGATGTGTGAGAACGGCGGCTTCGTCCACAAGGGCTGCGAGTGTCTCTGTCCCAAAGGTCTAAAGGGACAAAGGTGTGAGGAGGCCGACACAGACTCAG GTTGTGGCGGGATAATTACACTAGCAGCAGGAGAGAGCCGTGAAATCACGACACCTAACTACCCCAACAACTACAACAGAGGCGCTCAGTGTACCTGGTTAATTAAG GGACCAGAGGATAAGCAAATAAAGATGACGATTCTGGAATTCCACGTGGCCTTCAACCAGCAGCGGCGCTTCTGCTACCATTGGGTGGAGATCAGATACAACCTGATTGGACAGACCGGCATCAG AGAATGCGGATACCATCGGCCGGGGAGTGGCGTGTAtgtcatgacgtcatcagacGCCAAAGGCAAACTGCTTCTACTGTTTAATAGCGCCTTCAATGCTAATGTAGCGCCGACCAAAGGTTTCAAACTGAAAGTAGAAGtcgtttga
- the LOC128171320 gene encoding ras-interacting protein RIP3-like has translation MDIVLLVCVFTILPGAFPAHLSRNVAPSDRRSLRQSTGTSLPRRGGSSNSRVPIITSAELRAIYRARKIRRQQQLQEQQRRIAQMSKIQNNAATQQNLLSQLLTQQQQQQTPLQQHPQLQQQQQIPISNDMLRNLLLAAFLGNEINTATNTAQVQTPKQSPPTATKGAANAAKTQNANNNPVVIETNGSIQLSEVKKANGQTHIVIDASSMGLNPLAATLKPGEDPPEPEIKLPFGHRK, from the exons ATGGATATTGTGTTACTGGTCTGTGTTTTCACCATCCTCCCAGGGGCTTTCCCGGCTCACCTTTCCAGAAAT GTCGCTCCGTCAGACAGACGATCTCTTCGCCAGTCAACTGGAACATCACTTCCACGTCGGGGAGGTTCATCCAACAGCCGAGTCCCCATCATTACCTCAGCGGAACTGCGTGCAATCTACAGAGCGCGAAAAATAAGAAGACAGCAGCAGTTACAAGAGCAACAGAGACGAATCGCCCAAATGTCAAAGATACAAAACAATGCTGCAACCCAACAAAACCTGTTATCCCAGCTTCTTACACAGCAGCAGCAGCAACAAACACCCCTTCAGCAACACCCACAGCTCCAGCAACAGCAACAAATACCAATTTCCAATGATATGCTGCGAAACTTGTTGTTGGCAGCTTTCCTTGGGAACGAAATAAATACAGCAACAAATACAGCACAGGTACAAACTCCAAAACAATCACCGCCAACAGCAACAAAGGGTGCAGCTAACGCAGCAAAGACACAAAATGCCAACAACAACCCAGTGGTTATAGAAACAAACGGAAGTATTCAGCTTTCAGAAGTCAAAAAAGCAAATGGACAAACACATATAGTGATTGACGCCTCCAGTATGGGACTAAATCCGCTGGCCGCAACCCTAAAACCCGGCGAAGATCCCCCGGAACCAGAAATCAAGTTGCCTTTTGGTCACAGGAAGTGA